The DNA sequence CTATGTTCTAGAGTTTTGTAACTCACATCCAAAGAGTTTGCTAATCATTACTAATCTTTCCAGCAGAGTTGAAATGCTTTTTCATAAATCAAAAGGTACCGGTAAAATTTAGGACATAGTTGGTCTGATAGTAAAATTCTAAGGGTTTGATGATGGAAGGCATTGATTTCGATGAACTATATGTTTTTGACAGAACAGAAAGAAAATTGGAACCATGGAAATGTTTATACTTCAGAATAATCCCCATATTGGTATCATCACACAAGTATTATATTAGACGCTTCATGgactcccatttatgatttatcCTTCTGATtgcttttttgaaaaaaaaaaaaaatttgctttCAAGCTCATAAATCTATTAAAGACTGTTTGCGAGTCCAGTTTGGTTATTGAGGAAGGATCTTACGGTAACTCAGGTGAGAAATTGTTGCTaggaaaacaattttaaattaccTATTTTTCTTTGGCTCTCTCATCCACAGCATGGTTTTTCTCTCTGTCAATTCCTTAACTTATGCTGTTCTTTTTATTAATGGCATTtcaatatcaatattttttttgtgtttttttttctctccttatGTTGTTTACAGGGCATTACCTTACAAAGGCAGCCTCTGATCCTGGAGCTGGTGATATTTTAATGGGATTTTTAGGATCTGTTATTCTCTCGTTCGCTTTCTCTATGTTCAAACAAAGAAAGGTATCCATCTTGGTTTCTTAGTTCATTTGTACTATAATGCTGCAATATAAATTATATAGTAAACCAGATGGATACAATATCTTGTTATTACTGTTACTTCAATGGCTTTCCTATCTAGCGGGACAGGCATAGTTGTTGTTTTAGTGCTCGCAATTGGGTTGGATTTTCTTTCACTGTTGGGCAGGTTGTGGTCTACCTTTTATCTGGGCAATATTTCATATGTTGTTATTCAGTTCTGAATAATTAAGAGATGTTAAAGAGCAGTTCAAGAAGTGAAGTATAATTATAATTGTGTAGTAATTCATTGTTTGATTATATACACTTAAAACTGTAGGTTGCGAATCATAAGCAAGATATATGGGCAACTGTATAACATGCTTTGTAACTTTTTCTGAAATCTAATAATGGCTAAACcgttaaataattaactaatgatTTGTGTACCATATTCAGCTTGTGAAAAGGCATGCAGCTGAGATTTTCACCTCTGTCATAATCTCAACAGTGTTCTCACTGTATTCTACTGCCCTTGTTGGACGTCTCGTTGGATTAGAACAATCTCTAACCGTGTCCATTCTACCCAGATGTATAACAGTGGCACTGGCACTCAGCATTGTATCTTTGTTTGAAGGTAAATGTTATATCTGCACTGCAATAGTTTATCACGTAATTAAATCTTCCTGTACTAGAACACAATGAAAGTTAATTGAGCAAATCAGAGATTAATGATTATCCAGCAAAACTTAGTTTAGATACTGTCACACGACCTATATGAACGCACAAAGAAGGGGAAGCTCTTAAACAATAATTTGCTTGCATAATTTAACACGAATGTTGGATAACCAAACATTTTTCCTTGCATTTGAGCCAACACCAACtgatttctcttttttctttccctCTTAAAGTATTGGTCAGTATTTCTCGTAATTCCACCTCTGAAACTTCCTTTTATGCCTGCAGGTACCAATCCATCTCTTACGGCAGCTGTGGTTGTAGTAACTGGTCTGGTTGGAGCAAATTTTGTACAAGCAACACTTGATAAACTTGGTTTTCGTGATCCAATTGCCCGAGGAATAGCAACTGCATCTAGGTACATTTCCTGAACCATTCATTACTTGTTGTCTGTTGACCAAGAATTCATTTGCATTTTTTCAATGCACTCTTCTTTTAATTACTTGAATAGTTTAATGTGAAGTAATTTCGTTCGTAAATCACTGCActacccttttttttctttttgggtttGCTTTTGGAAGGGTTCCTCTTATGATTCCCCGTTTTAGTTTACCAATATTAACActaaattatgtatattaatatGCAACCTACAAGCACCCGAACTATTTTCTTCTTCACATGCTCTTGAATCAAATTTCAGTGCCCATGGGCTTGGAACAGCTGCATTGTCAGCAAAGGAACCGGAGGCTCTCCCATTTTGTGCCATTGCTTATGCTCTGAATGGTATATTTGGATCCATACTCTGCTCAATTCCTGCAGTAAGACAAAGCTTGCTTGCACTTGTGGGCTGAACCCGAACATGTCAACTTCCCTTGCACATCTTATGGCTGCACGAAAAGAATTTTATAGAGCAATGAATTATGTAATATTCTCTGATGGCGAGAATCTCTTCTTGGCTCGAGGGGAGGGTTGCGCTTTTTGAAGTTGTGCTTATTAGTTATTACAgcaaatgttatttatttattttatttattttcttccaaTATATACAACTTGGAACGCCTGATAATGATATATCGTCACTCATTAGTCACTAGTACGTCGCTTGGGTGAATTGTCATATTGAATTTGTTATGGTGTCCTAGCTTAATGGATCTCCTGCCTAATTAAAATGGAATTAGACACAGCAATAATGCAATGTTTTGAACAGGAGATTTTTGTACTTTTTTTCTATAATTATAGATTTGGGAAAtgaaaaataagaaggaaaaagaaaaccgACAAAATCGAATGCAACACTAGCATGACTATATTTATCTTGTGAATTTTAAGAAATGGGATGGGAAATTGAAGATTGTATAGATGCTAGGCGGAGAAACAGCATGCATTGGGTCAACTTTTAGAGCATATTTAGGATTGGGTGAGAGACATGTGGTAGTAAGGTGGGGAGGAAAGTTGTGGTGGAAAAATAATGACATATGTAGTTCCAACACGTGTTTGAATGTCATTTAGTTTAACAGAATGTGGGAGTTTAATGGGAAGGTTGGCATGAGTTGGATGCACAAGAAGGAGGACGCCATCCTGAGTTGTACGTTCCCTTCCTCCTTCATTGCCTTTACGGCAACCCCAATCCCAATCCCAACCCCAATCGTCTTATAccctcttccttcttcctctcctctGCTCCTCCTTATTCATTCATTCCTCTCCCTCTTCCGCCTTCTTCAAGgtttcattctcttcttcatttccttCTTTATGCTTTCATTTTCATcgtcatatattatatatattgctCATCTTCCCACCTCTTGATGAGCCATCAACGGATTGTCGAATTTACGTGAAAAAATGACAAACTCCATTTAAAATTTCATGTGTGTGTATACATATGTTTGTGTACCGCCATAAATGTGTGTAAATAGGTCTGCTTGACGTGGCACATTATTGCATGTAAACTAACCGCTTTCTGTGTGGAACCAGGTCCTGTGAGAAATTCGGAGGAGTCACCATCTTCAGAGTCTTCCAATAATGGAGCCACATCCAGAATCCCCAAGGGTAAAATGCTTAGCATATTTGATATTACTTGccaagaaaaattatattattaatgggTACTAATATTGGTAATGCGTGCTCACTGTCACAATCAGGGTTATGATGAATCTGCAACACTTGTTTCCTCTCATAACAAGAATTTCATTGATACGGCATCCCCTTTTGAATCTGTCAAAGATGCTGTATCCAAGTTTGGAGGAAGAGTTGATTGGAAGTCCCGCCGAACCCAGAGTTTGGAGGTAAACATATGTTTTCCTTTCCAGTCTCTGTTTCAGTTTCTCTCTCCCTTGCATGCTTTGGATGGATGTCATTAATTACTATTGGTTTTGTTGTGGCTGAACAGAGAAGCAAACTTGTAGGACAAGAAATTTCAAAGACGGAAACAGTAGAGGAATTGGAGAACACAAAGAAACTTATAGAAGAACTGAAGACTAACTTAGAGAGGATAGAAAAAGAAGAGCTTGAAGCAAAAGAAGAGGCAGATCTCTTGAGTGTTAAGATTGAGGAGATGGAGGAGGATATTGTGAGTGAAGCCAGTGtggaagccaaggcacaactcgaTGCTGAGAAGGCCAGGCATGCTGCCGCAGTTTCGGACTTGGAATTTGTCAAAAGGGAACTGGACTCACTCAATAAGGAGTACACTTGCATGGTGAGTGAAAGGGATGTGGCTGCCCGAAAGGCAGAAGATGCTGTTGCTGCATCCAAGGAGGCTGAAAAGGCCTTGGAGAATCTGACTAATGAGTTGATTGCAACAAAGGAGTCATTGAGTGCCACCCGAGCTGCACACCTGGAAGCAGAGGAAAAGAGGTCGGGCATCGCTGATGAAGAATTCCACAAGTGTAGGCTGGAACTAGAAGAGGCAGAGGAGGAGCTAGAGAAGCTCAACAAGCAAGTGTTGTCAGCACGGGTTCTGAAATCCAAATTGGATGCATCTTCCTCGTTGCTACTCGATTTGAAGGCTGAATTAGCAGCATATATGGGATCAAAGCTGAAAGAGCAAGGCAATCTAGAGCTGAAGAAGGAACTTGAGGAAGTCAAACTCAACATTGAGAAGGCAGCTGCTGAGGTTGACAGCTTGAGGGAGGCTTCCATGTCACTAAAATCGGAGCTGGAAGATGAGAAGTCGATCCTCTCCGGCCTCAGGCAGAGCGAGGAAATGGCAGCTACTGCAGTGACAACGCTCCAGGAGGAGCTGGAGAAGACTCGGTCCCTGATAGCTTTCCGGCGGATGAAGGAGCAAGAAGACAGAGAGATGATGATAGAGCTGCCCAAGAAGCTTCAGGAAGTGGAAAAAGAGGCTGAGGAGGCCAGAGCACTTCTTAAGGCCGCTCAGGCAGAGCTTATGGAAGCAGAACAGGAGGCTGAACAGGCCAAGGCCCTGGCAACTACATTGGAGAATAAGCTGCTGTCAACAGAGAAGGAGATAGAATCGGCCAAGGTCTCCGAGAAGTTTGCAAGAGATGCAATCAAGGCATTGGAAAAGACAGAAACCGGCAAAAGCGGGAATGAGAGCGACCCTTCCAAGGTGACCCTGACACTGGACGAATACCAGGAGCTGAGCAAGCGAACCTACAAAGCGGAGGAGCAAGCCAATGCTAGGATTGCAGCTGCTAATGCTCAAATTGAGAAGGCAAAGGAGTTGGAGTTGAGGAGCTTGGAGAAGCTGGAAGAACTTAACGAGGAGTTGTCTGTGAGAAGGGAGTCTCTCAAGATTGCCACCGAGAACGCTGATAGGGCcaaagaaggaaagctagctaTCGAATATGAGTTGAGAACATGGATTACTGAACAGGAGGAGCAGCAGAGAAAGGCTGATGAACTTAGTCCCGATACTGATACCGAGGCTGAACCTAATGTTGATGCTGCAACTCCTCTTCCCGACCAACATTTGTCAAGCTCCAAGTGTAACGATGCCCCAGTCCTAACTGAATCAGCGCCAGGCACCGCCCCTGCCTCTGCCCCAGAAGCTCCAGAAGCTCCAGCCCCTGCCCCAGATACAAagaccaagaagaagaagaagctcaagtCACTATTCCCAACAAAAGTTGTCATGTTCTTTTCTAAGAGGAAGACGCACCCAGCCAAGTGATGAGTTTCTCATCCTTCCAGTCAAACTAGTGAGCTAAGCCTTAACCTAGTCCTTATTGATGAAGGGATTCTGTATTGCCTGCGATTCATTTCTGATCATTTGTATTCATTCTTTGGTTGCAACAACAAATTAATTATCATCATTTACTGTATTTGTATATAAGGTATGACTGTTTCAGGCAACTAGCAGTTATGATCATAACTCATACTGTAACGAAGCATACATAACCTATACCTGCCTCATGCTAACTAGTAACTACTTCCCATTTCCCATATCCATTTgattttaaaatgaattaatttttatgtacgaaaaaaatctaataaaaaatcttcaaattaatattaaatttgatttttttttaagttatttgaaAAAGTTGTATTCAATTAGaattatttgtatatattattaattaacagaaatatttggtaaataatgaaaaataagctcaaatgaatttataattattttatttaatatttattattatttttaaaataaatacataatattaaatataataaatatataattttagatgtgatatatataattattatagatattaagttaaataagataattttatattattctttttttagtattaaattaaataagataattattatttataagatattaaattattataagatatgatatatataatcagtggcggagcttagttcagacaagggggGCCATGAccccccaaactttttataaaaaaattagtagtaccttttcaaaagataaaaaataatttaattagtttaaatactttactatgacttaaagtacCCAATAAATTTAATAAGTAACACTCTCTCTACCTTTAAgtttaaatctaaaaaattagatattttttatttatttaatttaatattattttatattttactatttatttaatttaattttttatatgataaaaaataataaaatattcaataagtattaatattattgtatttgtataaattgataaaaaatttaataaatattataaattttaatatttgtccttctaactttTTCTTTACATATTCTAcaagatatatattcaaatttttatataaaataataatgaaaaatcaaagaattga is a window from the Arachis hypogaea cultivar Tifrunner chromosome 1, arahy.Tifrunner.gnm2.J5K5, whole genome shotgun sequence genome containing:
- the LOC112798103 gene encoding protein WEAK CHLOROPLAST MOVEMENT UNDER BLUE LIGHT 1: MEPHPESPRGYDESATLVSSHNKNFIDTASPFESVKDAVSKFGGRVDWKSRRTQSLERSKLVGQEISKTETVEELENTKKLIEELKTNLERIEKEELEAKEEADLLSVKIEEMEEDIVSEASVEAKAQLDAEKARHAAAVSDLEFVKRELDSLNKEYTCMVSERDVAARKAEDAVAASKEAEKALENLTNELIATKESLSATRAAHLEAEEKRSGIADEEFHKCRLELEEAEEELEKLNKQVLSARVLKSKLDASSSLLLDLKAELAAYMGSKLKEQGNLELKKELEEVKLNIEKAAAEVDSLREASMSLKSELEDEKSILSGLRQSEEMAATAVTTLQEELEKTRSLIAFRRMKEQEDREMMIELPKKLQEVEKEAEEARALLKAAQAELMEAEQEAEQAKALATTLENKLLSTEKEIESAKVSEKFARDAIKALEKTETGKSGNESDPSKVTLTLDEYQELSKRTYKAEEQANARIAAANAQIEKAKELELRSLEKLEELNEELSVRRESLKIATENADRAKEGKLAIEYELRTWITEQEEQQRKADELSPDTDTEAEPNVDAATPLPDQHLSSSKCNDAPVLTESAPGTAPASAPEAPEAPAPAPDTKTKKKKKLKSLFPTKVVMFFSKRKTHPAK